Proteins from one Anopheles nili chromosome 2, idAnoNiliSN_F5_01, whole genome shotgun sequence genomic window:
- the LOC128721416 gene encoding schwannomin-interacting protein 1-like: MCTRIRKGIINPNYPGFQSLAYTLNDDNFDYSSENPSDDDEDSYVSESDDNEMKRQVRCQDERDVGDENGNSFGGVNDGEESGEKMPLHSCVGGTVDASLQGMLSLTAYPQPVTTTLESEESYQPDSPIRCSRTRLIPTGYDSPMLTTTTALFGPEEKLDSTCIYASTPPDIVLQHSYELRTSALGSTNEFLKTSVEQSNTIQRPDLIPEQQRQLQEQHLLQQDSKLGHDDYDGENHNAPVYTECDEVVDDGDDEDEDEGDDEDDEDQDGDGNRTPPSPAVERAIGSISNSNSATCSSNFLRNGALSPDQMLDETARCYGSVTDVTLSDDSEQESDEGEFEYHAPGADSDNYALPADTAGSPDDSTDSVGSSPGEVQYHLVDDCSNQTVQITRSRQFSEHSPTNQYHLLQQYSSPVGSVDSDNNQAQREDATEREINRNTRYCSLEHLAQGEPSCTATDSAFRGDRIANQDELVSTDYPDDRSMMWNVDRSGTIYPIRSVPTVPRVNTTPSGGAKISEVTQATGSQGIVPVNQYQKVPKVNPFCELLLQETDTCDFFTKQAKLQIEARMALCQAKDMAHMQMEIEKRSMPLSPVTRVIHTAVEKAGLSLATDKRRLSRYYLTRLNVHQLQTILTVLQGHAEVQNEELVELLMERDELHISQDATLIDIEDLSRYLCAKEQTIIHAERQRKSYHYNSNRTAHQKQSSLAQPQLRTACGTTIPAYRYH, encoded by the exons ATGTGCACCAGAATTCGCAAGGGCATCATCAACCCGAACTATCCGGGCTTCCAGTCGCTCGCGTACACGCTAAACGACGACAACTTCGACTACAGCTCGGAAAACCcatccgacgacgacgaggactcGTACGTGTCGGAATCGGACGATAACGAGATGAAGCGCCAAGTGCGATGCCAGGACGAGCGCGACGTGGGCGACGAAAATGGTAACTCGTTTGGTGGGGTGAACGATGGCGAGGAAAGCGGCGAAAAAATGCCCCTGCATTCCTGCGTGGGTGGAACGGTGGACGCCTCCCTGCAGGGGATGCTTTCCTTAACCGCATACCCTCAGCCGGTGACGACCACGCTGGAATCGGAGGAATCCTACCAGCCGGACTCGCCGATTCGTTGCTCCCGTACGCGTCTCATACCGACTGGATACGATTCTCCGATGCTTACCACCACCACGGCACTCTTTGGACCGGAAGAGAAGCTCGACTCGACGTGCATTTACGCCTCCACGCCGCCGGATATCGTCCTGCAGCACAGCTACGAGTTACGTACAAGTGCGCTCGGATCTACCAACGAATTTCTGAAGACTTCAGTGGAGCAGTCCAACACAATCCAGCGGCCTGACCTAATACCGGAACAGCAGCGTCAGCTGCAGGAGCAACACCTGCTGCAACAGGACTCGAAGCTCGGGCATGATGACTATGACGGCGAGAATCACAACGCCCCAGTCTATACCGAGTGCGATGAAGTTGTcgatgacggcgatgatgaaGACGAAGACGAGGGtgatgacgaggacgacgaggatcAGGATGGCGATGGGAATCGAACACCACCGTCACCAGCGGTTGAGCGTGCCATTGGTTCAATCTCCAACTCGAACAGTGCCACCTGCAGCAGCAATTTCCTTCGTAACGGTGCACTCTCCCCGGACCAGATGCTGGACGAGACGGCGCGATGTTACGGATCCGTAACGGACGTAACGCTGTCAGATGACTCGGAGCAGGAGTCTGATGAAGGAGAATTCGAATACCACGCACCGGGAGCGGATAGTGACAACTACGCGTTACCGGCAGACACGGCCGGAAGTCCGGATGATAGTACCGACAGTGTGGGATCGAGTCCCGGCGAAGTGCAGTACCATCTGGTGGACGATTGTTCGAACCAAACCGTGCAAATCACGCGGTCACGCCAATTCAGCGAACATTCGCCAACTAACCAGTACCACCTGTTGCAACAATACTCGAGCCCCGTGGGATCCGTGGATAGTGACAACAACCAAGCTCAACGGGAAGATGCGACGGAACGCGAAATTAATCGGAACACACGCTACTGTTCGCTGGAACATCTTGCTCAAGGGGAACCGTCCTGCACTGCGACTGACAGTGCGTTCCGTGGGGATCGAATAGCAAACCAGGACGAACTGGTTTCAACGGACTATCCCGACGATCGTTCCATGATGTGGAACGTGGATCGAAGCGGAACGATCTATCCGATACGTTCGGTGCCTACTGTTCCACGTGTTAACACCACACCGTCAGGAGGAGCAAAG ATCTCGGAAGTAACTCAGGCTACCGGCAGCCAAGGCATCGTTCCGGTCAACCAATACCAAAAAG TTCCCAAGGTGAACCCGTTCTGCGAACTGTTGCTGCAGGAAACCGACACGTGCGACTTCTTCACCAAACAAGCTAAACTACAGATCGAGGCGCGGATGGCGCTGTGTCAAGCGAAGGACATGGCCCACATGCAAATGGAG ATCGAAAAGCGAAGCATGCCACTATCTCCCGTAACGCGGGTCATCCATACGGCCGTCGAAAAAGCTGGTCTCAGTTTGGCGACCGACAAGCGACGCCTGTCCAGGTACTACCTTACACGGCTAAACGTGCACCAGCTCCAGACCATCCTCACCGTGTTGCAGGGCCACGCGGAGGTACAAAACGAGGAGTTGGTAGAGCTGTTGATGGAACGCGACGAGCTGCACATCAGCCAGGACGCAACATTGATCGATATTGAGGATCTGTCGCGATATCT TTGTGCCAAGGAACAGACGATCATACACGCCGAACGACAGCGCAAGAGCTACCATTACAACAGCAACCGGACTGCGCATCAAAAGCAGTCGTCGTTGGCACAACCCCAGTTACGAACCGCTTGTGGAACCACCATTCCGGCATATCGTTACCATTGA
- the LOC128731328 gene encoding protein kish yields MSALFNFQSLLSVLLLLICTCTYLRSLFPSIIDRKKTGMLGLFWKFARVGERKSPYVSLACLVMAVSILFWS; encoded by the exons ATG AGCGCGCTATTCAACTTTCAAAGCCTTTTGTCGGTTCTGTTACTACTTATCTGCACTTGCACATATCTTCGATCGCTCTTCCCAAGCATTATTGACCGGAAAAAGACAGG CATGCTGGGCTTGTTCTGGAAGTTTGCTCGAGTGGGCGAAAGAAAATCTCCGTACGTTTCGTTGGCATGTCTGGTGATGGCTGTTTCGATATTATTCTGGTCCTAG
- the LOC128731327 gene encoding U3 small nucleolar RNA-associated protein 15 homolog, with product MSQFKKTDSKIYSKTPTVLSQDTIYWKKLGVPTLVKEFGAIDYIDFSPVEPYLFAVTASVRVQIYNPITKLVVKNITKFQEAAHGGAFRKDGNLLVAGDELGKVRLFDVTTRTILRFFEGHKAPVHRTFFTCDGHHVASFSDDRTVRYWDIATEKHLQTFSGHEDYIRAGCTSPVSPNIIFSGGYDRKIRMFDTRVEDCVMTVDHGQPVESLVCLPSGGIFISAGGTSVNVYDALGGGRQMAQLSQHHKTVTCLQLASDGKRLFSGSLDRHVKIYDIATYQVVHTIDSSNAILSLGISKNDETLVTGMVDGLMAIYRREGDPQDKDDQQDKRSRWRQLHNFGQAPDQQLDQFRYERMEGFDRMLRKFEYKKALDAAMIPKMVNKYPEKTIALLKELIRRKGLHRALSDRDHNNLVHFITFLIRHIGNHRFTPVVVDAANVLLDVYGEKYEQLAGTLFGEALVKLLKKLNEEEQLVHDFESLLGMLDMISIAADTGEPENLDGGSSPYDVSLKAKNQTIITVD from the exons atGTCACAGTTCAAAAAAACAGATAGTAAAATATATTCCAAAACCCCGACAGTGTTGTCACAGGACACTATTTACTGGAAAAAGCTAGGG GTGCCTACGTTAGTGAAAGAATTCGGAGCCATCGACTATATCGATTTCAGTCCTGTGGAACCCTATCTATTTGCAGTGACTGCATCGGTTAGGGTGCAGATCTATAATCCCATCACAAAGTTAGTggtgaaaaatattacaaagTTCCAGGAAGCGGCACACGGTGGAGCATTTCGCAAGGATGGCAATTTACTTGTAGCAGGAGATGAACTGGGAAAAGTGCGGCTTTTTGATGTTACCACGAGGACGATCTTGCGATTCTTCGAGGGGCATAAAGCTCCAGTCCACCGCACGTTCTTCACCTGCGACGGTCATCACGTGGCTAGCTTCTCAGATGATCGAACCGTGCGCTACTGGGACATTGCAACGGAAAAGCACTTACAGACATTCTCCGGCCACGAGGACTACATTCGCGCCGGTTGTACGAGTCCAGTTAGTCCTAATATCATCTTCTCCGGGGGATATGATCGCAAAATTCGAATGTTTGACACCCGAGTAGAGGATTGTGTCATGACCGTTGATCATGGTCAGCCAGTGGAGTCATTGGTGTGTCTGCCGAGTGGTGGAATATTCATCAGCGCCGGTGGTACATCCGTCAACGTTTACGATGCCCTCGGAGGAGGGCGACAGATGGCGCAGCTCTCACAACACCACAAAACAGTTACCTGTCTTCAGCTGGCCAGCGATGGTAAGCGTCTTTTCTCTGGTAGTTTGGACCGCCATGTCAAAATCTACGACATTGCGACGTATCAGGTGGTCCACACTATCGATAGTTCGAATGCTATCCTGAGTCTTGGTATCTCAAAGAATGACGAAACGCTCGTCACGGGTATGGTCGACGGGCTGATGGCAATTTATCGACGAGAAGGTGACCCACAGGATAAAGACGACCAGCAAGATAAACGCTCACGCTGGAGGCAACTCCATAACTTCGGACAAGCGCCTGATCAGCAACTGGACCAGTTCCGCTATGAGAGAATGGAAGGATTCGATCGAATGCTGCGAAAATTTGAATACAAGAAGGCACTTGATGCTGCAATGATCCCCAAAATGGTAAACAAATATCCAGAGAAAACGATAGCACTGTTAAAGGAACTGATCCGAAGAAAAGGGTTACATCGGGCGTTAAGTGACCGCGACCACAATAATCTGGTACATTTCATCACATTTCTTATTCGTCACATCGGCAACCATCGGTTTACTCCGGTGGTTGTCGATGCAGCCAATGTTTTGCTCGACGTATACGGCGAGAAGTACGAACAACTTGCTGGTACTTTGTTTGGCGAGGCATTAGTTAAACTGTTGAAAAAACTGAATGAAGAAGAACAGTTGGTGCACGACTTTGAGAGTCTGCTAGGAATGCTTGACATGATTTCGATTGCAGCGGATACAGGCGAACCAGAAAATCTCGATGGCGGGTCTTCGCCGTATGATGTGTCTTTGAaggcgaaaaatcaaacaattatAACGGTGGATTGA